One genomic segment of Intestinimonas butyriciproducens includes these proteins:
- a CDS encoding threonine aldolase family protein, with product MKYLFRNDYSFGAHPKVLSALAETSLEGNVGYGDDAYCDRAKALIRDLCQCPQAEVQFLIGGTQTNFTAIAAFLRPWEGVVAADSSHINGHEVGAVEATGHKILQVCTGADGKIRPEQIEPILERHRDEHLVKPRLVEIADATESGMVYTKAELTALSEFCREHDLLLFLDGARLGCALASGANDLTLADLARLTDAFYIGGTKNGALMGEALVISNPALQGDFFRIKKQLGAVLAKGWLLGVQFEALLKDGLYFEMARHANAMAARLQSGLKAKGWKLWVDSPTNQVFPIVPDSLKPQIDAVCHYEDWCPADGPGYTIIRFVTCFNTEKSDVDGLLAALPTL from the coding sequence ATGAAGTATCTCTTCCGCAACGACTACTCCTTCGGCGCCCACCCAAAGGTCCTCTCCGCTCTGGCCGAGACCAGCCTGGAGGGAAACGTGGGCTATGGTGACGACGCTTACTGTGACCGGGCCAAGGCCCTCATCCGGGATCTCTGCCAGTGTCCCCAGGCCGAGGTCCAGTTCCTCATCGGCGGCACCCAGACCAACTTTACTGCCATCGCCGCCTTCCTGCGCCCCTGGGAGGGCGTGGTGGCGGCCGACTCCTCCCATATCAACGGGCACGAGGTCGGCGCGGTGGAAGCCACCGGGCATAAGATCCTCCAGGTATGCACCGGGGCTGATGGCAAGATCCGGCCTGAGCAGATCGAACCCATCCTGGAGCGGCACAGGGACGAACACCTGGTCAAGCCCCGGCTGGTGGAGATCGCCGACGCCACGGAAAGCGGCATGGTATACACCAAAGCGGAACTCACCGCTCTTTCGGAATTCTGCCGGGAGCACGATCTCCTGCTCTTCCTGGACGGTGCCCGTCTGGGCTGCGCTCTGGCCTCTGGGGCCAACGACCTCACATTGGCCGATCTGGCCCGGCTGACCGATGCCTTCTACATTGGCGGCACTAAAAACGGGGCCCTCATGGGGGAGGCTCTGGTCATTTCCAACCCCGCCCTCCAGGGCGACTTCTTCCGCATCAAGAAACAGCTCGGCGCGGTCCTGGCCAAGGGCTGGCTGCTGGGGGTCCAGTTCGAAGCGCTGCTGAAGGACGGACTCTACTTTGAGATGGCCCGCCACGCCAACGCCATGGCCGCCCGCCTCCAGAGCGGCCTGAAGGCCAAGGGGTGGAAGCTGTGGGTGGACTCCCCCACCAATCAAGTCTTTCCCATCGTGCCTGACAGCCTCAAGCCTCAAATCGATGCCGTGTGTCACTACGAGGACTGGTGCCCCGCCGACGGGCCCGGATATACCATCATCCGGTTCGTGACCTGCTTCAACACCGAGAAGTCGGACGTAGACGGCCTGTTGGCCGCCCTGCCCACCCTGTGA
- a CDS encoding phosphate-starvation-inducible PsiE family protein gives MNAMYYLKIKIPNTIYRIAQFLEILVSLLVIAAIILSFGTILSQLGVMASHPSDTEGLRSFLSTAFTVVIGIEFLKMLSRHNMSSAVEVLLFAIARQMVIEHTTPMENLIMVISIAVLFIIRKYLFIPGLDDKQTLTVPRTDEPLSTEDEFAGSTRHE, from the coding sequence ATGAACGCCATGTATTACCTGAAAATCAAGATCCCCAACACCATTTACCGCATTGCCCAGTTTCTGGAGATCCTGGTTAGCCTTCTGGTCATCGCCGCCATCATATTGTCCTTTGGCACCATTCTCTCCCAGTTGGGCGTCATGGCCAGTCATCCGTCCGACACGGAGGGCCTGCGCAGCTTTCTCTCTACCGCCTTCACCGTTGTCATCGGCATTGAGTTTCTGAAAATGCTCAGCCGCCACAATATGAGTTCGGCTGTGGAGGTCCTGCTTTTCGCCATTGCCCGGCAGATGGTCATCGAGCATACCACCCCCATGGAAAATCTGATCATGGTCATCTCCATCGCCGTGCTCTTCATCATTCGGAAATACCTCTTCATCCCCGGTCTGGACGACAAACAGACCCTGACTGTCCCCAGGACCGACGAGCCTCTCTCCACGGAGGATGAATTTGCCGGCTCCACCCGGCACGAATAG
- a CDS encoding magnesium transporter CorA family protein — translation MLSIHKTINGQMTKLDKVEDGCWVNLTYPTEDEMSTVTALLGIDPGFLRAALDEEETSRIDTEDGQTLIIIDLPSVEKGEAVVYSTLPLGIIVAEKCIITVCLKETPVIRDFQDGLVKNAETQKKTSFILYLLLQVAKRFLQYLKQIDKIYNYMERQLYKSQRNKELIQLLDLEKSLVYFNTSLKANEVTLEKILRGRIITLYEEDHDLLEDVLIEVRQAIEMANIYSSIISGMMDAFASVISNNLNVIMKVLTSLTILLTLPNIIFGFYGMNVANLPLDHFWWFPLVIAGVAIVVVGIVLKMKDLF, via the coding sequence ATGCTGAGTATTCATAAGACCATCAATGGTCAGATGACCAAGCTGGACAAGGTGGAGGACGGGTGCTGGGTGAACCTCACTTACCCCACTGAGGATGAGATGTCCACCGTTACGGCCCTTTTGGGGATCGACCCGGGTTTCCTGCGGGCGGCCCTGGACGAAGAGGAGACCTCGCGGATCGACACCGAGGATGGGCAGACCCTCATCATCATCGATCTCCCGTCGGTGGAGAAGGGGGAGGCGGTGGTATACTCCACCCTCCCGCTGGGCATCATCGTGGCGGAAAAATGCATCATTACCGTCTGCCTGAAGGAGACTCCTGTGATCCGGGACTTTCAGGACGGATTGGTGAAAAACGCCGAGACCCAGAAAAAGACCAGCTTCATCCTCTACCTGCTGCTGCAGGTGGCGAAGCGGTTCCTCCAGTACCTCAAGCAGATCGATAAGATCTATAACTATATGGAGCGCCAGCTCTATAAGTCCCAGCGGAACAAGGAGCTCATCCAACTGCTGGATCTGGAGAAGTCTCTGGTCTACTTTAACACCTCCCTGAAGGCCAACGAGGTCACCCTGGAAAAAATTCTGCGCGGACGCATCATTACCCTCTACGAGGAGGACCACGATCTCCTGGAGGATGTGCTCATTGAGGTGCGGCAGGCCATTGAGATGGCGAATATCTACTCCTCCATCATCTCAGGTATGATGGATGCGTTTGCCTCCGTGATTTCCAATAACCTGAACGTCATCATGAAGGTGCTGACCTCTCTCACTATCCTGCTGACCCTGCCCAACATCATTTTCGGCTTCTATGGAATGAACGTGGCCAACCTGCCCCTGGACCATTTCTGGTGGTTCCCGCTGGTCATTGCGGGTGTGGCCATCGTGGTGGTGGGCATCGTGCTGAAGATGAAGGATCTATTTTGA
- the ftsZ gene encoding cell division protein FtsZ gives MAFGLDTGPESVVTIKVIGVGGGGSNVVNRMVRSGVQGVDFIAVNTDKQALATSSATYKIQIGEKLTGGQGAGSNPDVGRKSAEESRGQIAKALEDADMVFITAGMGGGTGTGAAPIVADIAKEAGLLTVGVVTKPFSFEGRRRMQQAEAGIEELRGKVDSLVIIPNERLKFATDQKITFQNAFEIADDVLRQAVQSISDLIKNTGFINLDFADVTAVMKDAGMAHMGVGRAAGKNKAEEAAKMAISSPLLETSINGAHGVLVNVTGSMDIGLEEVETAANLVQQAAHPDALIIFGAAFDEELEDEIRVTVISTGFEEGKNGGMPQNPFSAGKEAAVSQQAAERGGAERVAPPDPLDEDPFVDIFKIFNKDK, from the coding sequence ATGGCTTTTGGACTGGATACAGGGCCTGAGAGCGTCGTCACCATCAAGGTCATCGGCGTGGGCGGCGGCGGCAGCAACGTGGTCAACCGCATGGTGCGCTCCGGTGTGCAGGGTGTGGATTTTATCGCGGTGAATACGGACAAGCAGGCGCTGGCCACGTCCAGCGCTACCTATAAGATCCAGATTGGGGAGAAGCTGACGGGCGGTCAGGGCGCCGGCTCCAATCCGGATGTGGGACGCAAATCCGCGGAGGAGAGCCGGGGGCAGATCGCCAAGGCTCTGGAGGATGCGGATATGGTGTTCATCACCGCCGGCATGGGCGGCGGCACCGGCACGGGCGCGGCCCCCATCGTGGCCGATATCGCCAAGGAGGCAGGGCTCCTTACCGTGGGTGTGGTGACCAAGCCCTTTTCCTTTGAAGGCCGCCGTCGGATGCAGCAGGCCGAGGCCGGCATCGAGGAGTTGAGGGGCAAGGTGGATTCCCTGGTCATCATCCCCAATGAACGGCTCAAATTTGCCACCGACCAGAAAATCACCTTCCAGAACGCCTTTGAGATCGCCGATGATGTGCTGCGCCAGGCGGTACAGTCCATTTCCGACCTCATCAAGAATACCGGGTTCATCAACCTGGACTTTGCCGATGTGACTGCGGTGATGAAGGACGCGGGCATGGCCCATATGGGTGTGGGCCGGGCCGCGGGCAAGAACAAGGCCGAGGAGGCCGCCAAAATGGCCATTTCCAGCCCCCTGCTGGAGACCTCCATCAATGGCGCCCACGGTGTGCTGGTCAACGTCACCGGTTCCATGGACATCGGTCTGGAGGAGGTGGAGACCGCGGCCAACCTGGTGCAGCAGGCCGCCCATCCCGACGCGCTCATTATTTTTGGCGCCGCTTTTGACGAGGAGCTGGAGGATGAGATCCGCGTTACCGTCATCTCCACAGGCTTCGAGGAGGGAAAAAACGGCGGTATGCCGCAAAACCCCTTCTCCGCAGGCAAAGAGGCCGCCGTGAGCCAGCAGGCCGCCGAGCGTGGGGGCGCGGAGCGCGTGGCGCCTCCGGACCCGCTGGACGAGGACCCCTTCGTGGACATTTTCAAGATTTTCAACAAGGATAAATAA
- a CDS encoding cell division protein FtsQ/DivIB: protein MAARRSNKRKRRNRGRFGILYQFLSLVIILVVIAAGCVVFFRVDEVTVDGESKYTAEEIIAASGIEQGDNLFLISPVQTGRKIASVLPYVDNVNVRRALPDGVVITVTECMPAAVIQGNGSWWIIDAKGKVLEQTASGTGAAVVSGLTALLPVEGTRLAVEDADSAKLNSLLQLLRAFSDRGMAEKVSSIDLTSTANIILEYDGRFTVKIPMNPENFALKVRALDETVAQLQTNESGSIDLTREDKVYFDQTGGGK, encoded by the coding sequence ATGGCTGCAAGGCGCTCCAACAAGAGAAAAAGGCGCAACCGGGGACGTTTCGGCATCCTCTACCAGTTTTTGTCGCTGGTCATCATACTGGTTGTGATCGCTGCGGGCTGCGTGGTTTTTTTCCGGGTGGATGAGGTCACCGTGGACGGTGAGAGCAAATATACCGCGGAGGAGATCATAGCCGCCTCCGGTATTGAACAGGGGGACAACCTCTTCCTCATCAGCCCGGTGCAGACCGGGAGAAAGATTGCCTCTGTGCTCCCCTATGTAGATAACGTCAACGTCCGCCGGGCGCTGCCGGACGGGGTGGTCATCACGGTGACAGAGTGCATGCCGGCCGCCGTGATCCAGGGGAATGGGAGCTGGTGGATCATCGACGCCAAGGGAAAGGTCCTGGAGCAGACGGCTTCCGGGACCGGGGCCGCTGTGGTCAGCGGTCTTACCGCCCTTCTGCCCGTCGAGGGGACCCGGCTGGCCGTGGAGGATGCCGACAGCGCCAAACTGAACAGCTTGCTCCAGCTCCTTCGGGCGTTCAGCGACCGGGGGATGGCGGAGAAGGTCTCCTCCATCGACCTCACTTCCACCGCAAATATCATCCTGGAGTACGACGGGCGCTTTACAGTGAAGATCCCGATGAATCCGGAGAACTTTGCCCTGAAAGTGCGGGCGTTGGACGAGACGGTGGCACAGCTCCAGACCAATGAGAGCGGTTCCATCGACCTGACTCGGGAGGATAAGGTCTATTTCGACCAGACGGGAGGCGGAAAATGA
- the murA gene encoding UDP-N-acetylglucosamine 1-carboxyvinyltransferase, with amino-acid sequence MSAYLVEGGRPLRGTARVHGAKNSVLPILAATILCRGVSVVHNCPDLSDVRASISILEHLGCKVSRTGDTITVDASELTQNDVPDALMREMRSSVIFLGAILARTGSAALSMPGGCELGPRPIDLHLAAIRALGAEIREEGGALLCALPGGHMAGCEINLSIPSVGATENAMLAACGAEGTTVISNAAREPEIVDLQAFLLALGAEVRGAGSSVVTVRGGNVLHGGEHTVMPDRIVAATLLSAVASAGGEAEILGTDYRQLSTVTAVLAEAGCRIRSGADYITIRRDGLLKGVRPIRTAPYPGFPTDAQPPVMAALTRSEGTTVIVENMFESRYRHVDELCRMGADIRVEGRVAVICGVDRLRGTGLKAADLRGGAALVVAALGADGRSEITGLTHIDRGYYGLDETLRGLGAGITRA; translated from the coding sequence ATGAGTGCTTATCTGGTGGAAGGCGGCAGACCGCTGCGTGGAACGGCCAGAGTCCACGGGGCCAAGAACAGCGTGCTGCCGATCCTGGCGGCGACGATTCTGTGCAGAGGGGTGAGTGTGGTCCACAACTGCCCCGATCTCTCAGACGTCCGCGCCTCCATTTCGATCCTGGAGCATCTGGGATGCAAGGTGTCGCGGACCGGGGACACCATTACTGTGGACGCCTCGGAGCTGACCCAAAACGATGTGCCCGACGCCCTGATGCGGGAGATGCGGTCCTCCGTCATCTTCCTGGGGGCGATCCTGGCCCGTACCGGCTCCGCGGCCCTGAGCATGCCGGGGGGGTGCGAGCTGGGCCCCAGGCCCATCGACCTGCACTTGGCCGCCATCCGGGCCCTAGGGGCGGAGATCCGGGAGGAGGGAGGCGCCCTCTTGTGCGCCCTACCCGGCGGGCATATGGCGGGCTGTGAGATCAATCTCTCCATCCCCAGCGTGGGGGCCACGGAAAACGCCATGCTGGCGGCCTGTGGGGCGGAGGGGACCACAGTGATCTCCAATGCCGCCCGGGAGCCGGAGATCGTGGATCTGCAGGCATTCCTGCTGGCTCTGGGGGCCGAGGTGCGGGGCGCGGGCTCCTCTGTGGTCACAGTCCGGGGTGGAAACGTGCTCCACGGCGGAGAGCATACCGTTATGCCGGACCGTATCGTCGCGGCCACACTGCTCTCGGCGGTGGCTTCCGCCGGCGGAGAGGCGGAGATCCTGGGCACCGATTATCGGCAGCTATCTACGGTCACCGCCGTGCTGGCGGAGGCGGGCTGCCGGATCCGCAGCGGGGCCGATTACATCACCATCCGTCGGGATGGTCTGCTCAAGGGCGTGCGCCCCATTCGCACGGCGCCCTACCCCGGCTTTCCCACCGACGCGCAGCCCCCGGTCATGGCCGCTCTGACCAGGAGCGAGGGGACCACCGTCATTGTGGAGAATATGTTCGAAAGCCGCTACCGGCATGTGGATGAGCTCTGCCGCATGGGGGCGGATATCCGGGTGGAGGGCCGTGTGGCGGTGATCTGCGGCGTAGACCGTCTCCGCGGCACCGGACTGAAGGCCGCCGATCTGCGGGGCGGGGCCGCCCTGGTGGTGGCGGCCCTAGGAGCCGATGGACGGAGCGAGATCACCGGCCTGACCCACATTGACCGGGGGTATTACGGCCTGGACGAGACTCTGCGGGGGCTGGGGGCCGGAATCACAAGAGCATAG
- the murG gene encoding undecaprenyldiphospho-muramoylpentapeptide beta-N-acetylglucosaminyltransferase, producing the protein MKILFTCGGTAGHINPAIALARLFQFRHQGCQVLFAGADNGMERTLVPHEGYELRTVHVNTIHRAWKWKDIKHNVMTVVTLPQARRQARAILDEFRPDLVVGTGGYASYPVVKEAARRGIPTAVHESNAVPGLTTKMLSKVVDRVMVGFEDSRQHYPHPERVVVTGTPVRRDFFNDTRREARQKLGLADGKPMVLSYWGSLGADVMNHYMADFIAEEVGEGCPIHHLHGAGRNYAWLTGELGRRGVALTKGGDVEVREYIYDMPLVMAAADLVICRAGASTISELTAIAKPCILVPSPNVTNNHQEKNARVLEQHGAAVVLLEPEIDGKRLYGTAKELLADRDRLTAMSKSLTELSVTDASEEIYQTLIALLK; encoded by the coding sequence TTGAAGATACTCTTTACCTGCGGCGGTACCGCGGGGCATATCAATCCGGCCATCGCGCTGGCCCGGCTCTTCCAGTTCCGGCATCAGGGCTGCCAGGTTCTCTTCGCCGGAGCGGACAACGGGATGGAGCGGACGCTGGTGCCCCATGAGGGCTATGAACTGCGCACCGTCCACGTGAACACCATCCACCGGGCCTGGAAATGGAAGGACATCAAGCACAATGTCATGACCGTTGTCACGCTGCCCCAGGCGAGGCGGCAGGCCAGGGCCATTCTGGATGAATTCCGGCCCGACTTGGTGGTGGGCACCGGCGGCTACGCCTCCTATCCCGTGGTCAAGGAGGCGGCGCGGCGGGGTATCCCCACCGCCGTCCACGAGTCCAACGCAGTTCCCGGCCTCACCACCAAGATGCTCTCCAAGGTGGTGGACCGGGTCATGGTGGGCTTTGAGGACTCCAGGCAGCACTATCCCCATCCGGAACGGGTGGTGGTCACCGGCACGCCGGTGCGGCGGGACTTCTTCAACGATACCCGCAGGGAGGCCCGCCAAAAGCTGGGCCTTGCCGATGGAAAGCCCATGGTGCTCTCCTATTGGGGGTCCCTGGGGGCCGACGTGATGAACCACTATATGGCGGATTTCATCGCGGAGGAGGTTGGAGAGGGCTGTCCAATTCACCATCTCCACGGCGCGGGCCGGAACTATGCCTGGCTGACCGGTGAGCTGGGGCGCCGGGGCGTGGCGCTGACCAAGGGGGGCGATGTGGAGGTGCGGGAGTATATCTATGATATGCCCCTGGTGATGGCCGCGGCCGACTTGGTGATCTGTCGGGCAGGGGCATCCACCATCTCCGAGCTCACCGCCATCGCCAAGCCCTGTATCCTGGTGCCTTCCCCGAATGTGACCAACAATCACCAGGAAAAGAACGCCAGAGTGCTGGAGCAGCATGGGGCCGCAGTGGTTCTGCTGGAACCGGAAATTGACGGAAAGCGGCTCTATGGAACAGCGAAGGAGCTGCTGGCGGACCGGGACCGACTGACGGCTATGTCCAAAAGTCTCACCGAGCTCTCCGTTACCGACGCCTCGGAGGAGATCTACCAGACGCTGATAGCACTTCTGAAGTAG
- the ftsW gene encoding putative lipid II flippase FtsW, with the protein MARKLKRDLTVEEQLARGPMDLPFLMLVLLLTGIGLIMMFSASYAYALYTRTDHDATYYFLRQGLFGAAGVAAMYVMSKVNYQSLRWMSVFALGASIVLLILVKVPGIGTTANGANRWIRAFGPIPQWQPSEAAKLGVILYFSARLAKRNTEKKKKFDRHQFKGRVLDLLDRIGFLELVPYGVVLVVIAGLLLLEPHMSATILILAIGASILFAAGIRLGWFAAGGAIAAVGLFFIINMTPYMNDRIAIWQNPWSDMRGDGYQTIQSLYAIGSGGLLGVGLGNSRQKFLYIPEPQNDFVFSIVCEELGYIGAALVLILFALLIIRGYWLAIHARDRFGALLIVGVTTQVAVQVFLNIGVVTNLFPVTGISLPFFSYGGTALLIQLLEMGIVLSVSRQIPAPKAG; encoded by the coding sequence ATGGCCCGTAAACTCAAGCGCGATCTCACCGTGGAAGAACAGCTCGCCAGGGGTCCCATGGACCTGCCTTTTCTCATGCTGGTGCTGCTGCTCACAGGCATCGGCCTCATCATGATGTTCTCGGCGTCCTATGCCTACGCCCTCTATACCCGCACCGATCACGATGCCACCTACTACTTCCTGCGCCAGGGCCTTTTCGGCGCGGCGGGGGTGGCGGCCATGTATGTTATGTCCAAGGTTAACTACCAGAGCCTGCGGTGGATGTCCGTCTTCGCGCTGGGGGCCTCCATCGTCCTGCTGATCCTGGTGAAGGTTCCCGGCATCGGCACGACCGCCAACGGTGCCAACCGCTGGATCCGGGCCTTCGGGCCCATCCCCCAGTGGCAGCCCTCGGAGGCCGCCAAGCTGGGCGTCATCCTCTACTTCTCCGCCCGGCTGGCCAAGCGGAACACGGAGAAAAAGAAAAAATTCGATAGGCATCAATTTAAGGGGCGCGTACTGGACCTTCTCGACCGGATCGGCTTCCTGGAGCTGGTGCCCTACGGGGTGGTCTTGGTCGTCATCGCGGGCCTTCTGCTGCTGGAGCCCCATATGTCCGCGACCATCCTCATCCTGGCCATCGGTGCCTCCATCCTCTTTGCCGCCGGGATCCGTCTGGGCTGGTTTGCCGCAGGAGGGGCCATTGCGGCGGTGGGGCTCTTTTTCATCATCAATATGACCCCCTATATGAACGACCGCATCGCCATCTGGCAGAACCCTTGGTCGGATATGCGGGGCGACGGCTACCAGACCATCCAGTCCCTCTACGCCATCGGCTCCGGCGGTCTGTTGGGCGTGGGCCTGGGCAACAGCCGCCAGAAGTTCCTCTACATCCCGGAGCCGCAGAACGATTTCGTATTCTCCATCGTCTGCGAAGAGCTGGGCTATATCGGAGCAGCTCTGGTGCTCATCCTGTTTGCACTGCTTATCATCCGGGGCTACTGGCTGGCCATCCATGCCAGGGACCGGTTCGGGGCCCTGCTCATCGTGGGTGTTACCACACAGGTGGCGGTCCAGGTGTTTTTGAACATCGGCGTGGTCACCAATCTCTTTCCCGTCACCGGCATCTCTCTGCCGTTTTTCAGTTACGGGGGCACGGCCCTGCTGATCCAGCTGCTGGAGATGGGCATCGTGCTGAGCGTGTCAAGACAAATCCCGGCCCCCAAGGCCGGTTAG
- the mraY gene encoding phospho-N-acetylmuramoyl-pentapeptide-transferase has product MRILIAALVSFAVSAIAGKLLIPILRRMKAGQSIKEDGPTWHMSKQGTPTMGGLMFILGILVAIVLIGWPDIARGDFRAVFVFCFALVFGVIGYLDDYEKVKKHENTGLTAGPKFLLQLAAAIAFTALLRHFGYLAPHLYIPFANVTVELPWMLYMVFAAFVMVGTVNAVNITDGVDGLSSSVTLPVAAFFSAVAWYWSIPDLGIFGGALFGGLCAFLLYNHYPAKVFMGDTGSLFLGGAVCGLAFAFDMPLILILVGIVYIAETLSDIIQVVYFKATHGKRIFRMAPLHHHFEMGGWSEKKVVAVFALVSLAFCAVAFLGVLNRYPV; this is encoded by the coding sequence ATGAGAATACTGATTGCTGCGCTGGTGTCTTTTGCGGTCTCGGCCATTGCCGGAAAGCTCCTGATCCCCATCCTGCGCCGAATGAAGGCGGGACAGTCCATCAAGGAGGACGGCCCCACCTGGCATATGTCCAAACAGGGTACCCCCACCATGGGCGGGCTCATGTTTATTCTGGGCATCCTGGTCGCCATTGTCCTCATCGGCTGGCCGGATATTGCCAGGGGGGACTTCCGCGCCGTTTTTGTCTTTTGCTTCGCGCTGGTGTTCGGTGTCATCGGCTATCTGGATGACTATGAAAAGGTCAAAAAGCATGAGAACACCGGCCTGACCGCCGGCCCCAAGTTCTTGCTTCAGCTGGCGGCGGCCATTGCCTTTACCGCCCTGCTGCGCCACTTCGGCTATCTGGCACCTCATCTCTATATCCCCTTTGCCAATGTGACGGTGGAGCTGCCGTGGATGCTTTACATGGTCTTTGCGGCCTTCGTCATGGTGGGGACGGTGAATGCCGTGAACATCACCGACGGCGTGGACGGCCTCTCCTCCAGCGTCACCCTGCCGGTAGCGGCCTTTTTCTCCGCCGTGGCCTGGTACTGGAGCATCCCTGACCTGGGCATCTTCGGCGGCGCCCTCTTCGGCGGCCTGTGCGCGTTCCTGCTCTACAACCACTATCCGGCCAAGGTCTTTATGGGCGACACCGGGTCCCTGTTCCTGGGGGGCGCGGTGTGCGGACTGGCCTTTGCATTCGATATGCCCCTCATCCTCATCCTGGTGGGTATCGTCTATATCGCGGAGACCCTCTCGGACATCATCCAGGTGGTCTATTTCAAGGCCACCCATGGAAAGCGTATTTTCCGCATGGCCCCCCTTCACCATCACTTCGAAATGGGGGGGTGGAGCGAGAAAAAGGTGGTGGCGGTGTTCGCACTGGTATCCCTGGCGTTCTGCGCCGTGGCGTTCCTAGGCGTTTTGAACCGCTATCCGGTATGA
- a CDS encoding UDP-N-acetylmuramoyl-L-alanyl-D-glutamate--2,6-diaminopimelate ligase produces the protein MKLNQLLRGVALTGCRADQDVEITGVSYDTRTMAPGGLFAALEGYKTDGQLYIREALEKGAVAVLCRRAPDFDGPWLTAEDPRAALALISANWFGHPAEALTCVAVTGTNGKTTTTYLLKAALEGALHAKVGLIGTNQNMIGEEVLPAHRTTPESYELQELLRAMADAGCTHVVMEASSIALVLHRTGGIRFAAGIFTNLTPDHLDFHGTMEAYRAAKGLLFDQTDLAVVNLDDDAGRYYAESAPCPVFTYSERKDEADLVAKNIRLFPSHVEFEAVARNTIGRIFLPIPGGFSIYNALGVVACALNLGAGLPDIAAALRSARGVKGRVEVVPVPAAYTVIIDYAHTPDALENILTTVRDLTDRRVICLFGCGGDRDRSKRPVMGSIAAALADICVVTSDNPRTEEPVAIIADILKGMEGTDTPVRVEPDRRAAIRLALSEAGTGDVVVLAGKGHETYQEIDGVQFHLDEREEVAGFFARGRRG, from the coding sequence ATGAAGCTGAACCAATTGCTCCGCGGTGTGGCGCTCACCGGCTGCCGCGCGGACCAGGACGTGGAAATCACAGGAGTCAGCTACGACACCCGGACCATGGCCCCGGGCGGCCTGTTTGCGGCGCTGGAGGGCTATAAAACCGACGGACAGCTCTATATCCGGGAGGCGCTGGAAAAAGGGGCGGTGGCGGTGCTCTGCCGCCGCGCGCCGGACTTTGACGGACCCTGGCTGACGGCGGAGGACCCCCGGGCGGCCCTGGCGCTGATCTCTGCGAACTGGTTCGGGCACCCGGCGGAGGCGCTTACCTGTGTGGCTGTGACGGGGACCAATGGCAAGACCACAACGACCTACCTTCTCAAAGCCGCGCTGGAGGGGGCCCTGCACGCCAAGGTGGGGCTCATCGGGACCAATCAGAATATGATCGGGGAGGAGGTGCTTCCGGCCCACCGCACTACCCCGGAATCCTATGAGCTCCAGGAACTGCTGCGCGCCATGGCCGACGCGGGCTGCACCCATGTGGTCATGGAGGCGTCCTCCATCGCACTGGTCCTCCACCGCACCGGCGGCATCCGGTTTGCGGCGGGTATCTTTACGAACCTGACCCCGGATCATCTGGACTTCCACGGCACCATGGAGGCTTATCGGGCGGCCAAGGGTCTGCTTTTTGACCAGACGGATCTGGCCGTCGTCAACCTGGACGATGATGCGGGGCGATACTATGCGGAAAGCGCCCCATGTCCGGTGTTCACCTATTCCGAGCGGAAGGATGAGGCCGATCTGGTGGCCAAGAACATCCGCCTCTTTCCCAGCCATGTGGAGTTTGAGGCCGTGGCGAGGAACACCATCGGCCGCATCTTTCTTCCCATTCCGGGCGGCTTTTCCATCTACAACGCTCTGGGCGTGGTGGCGTGTGCCCTGAACCTGGGCGCAGGACTTCCGGACATCGCCGCCGCCCTGCGCTCGGCAAGGGGGGTGAAAGGGCGGGTAGAGGTAGTCCCCGTTCCGGCGGCCTATACGGTCATCATCGACTATGCCCATACGCCGGATGCCCTGGAGAACATCCTTACCACGGTGCGGGATCTGACGGACCGGCGGGTCATCTGCCTGTTTGGCTGCGGAGGAGACCGGGACAGGAGCAAGCGTCCTGTGATGGGCTCCATTGCCGCGGCCCTTGCCGATATATGTGTCGTCACCTCGGATAACCCCCGCACCGAGGAGCCGGTTGCCATCATCGCAGATATTCTGAAGGGGATGGAGGGGACGGATACGCCCGTCCGTGTAGAGCCGGACCGCCGCGCCGCCATCCGGCTGGCCCTTTCAGAGGCCGGGACCGGAGATGTGGTGGTGCTGGCAGGCAAGGGACATGAGACCTATCAGGAGATCGACGGCGTCCAGTTCCATCTGGACGAGCGGGAGGAGGTCGCCGGTTTTTTTGCCCGGGGCAGACGCGGATAA